A stretch of DNA from Clostridium sp. JN-9:
AGCAAAACAAAGCCTGAAGGATGAACAATTTAAGCTATATAATTTAATATGGAATAGATTTGTTGCAAGTCAAATGGCCACATGCGTTATGAATGCAATATCAATTGATGTTATTAATAACAAATATTTATTAAGGGCAACTGGTACAGATATTAAGTTTGATGGCTTTATGAAAGTTTATGAATATAGAGCAGATGAAGAACAAAATGATATTAGTTTACCAGCTTTAGAAGAAAATGAAGTGTTAATTAAAAAATCAATTAATGGCAAACAGCATTTTACCCAGCCGCCTGCAAGATATTCGGAAGCTTCCCTTGTAAAGACTCTTGAAGACAACGGAATAGGAAGACCAAGCACATATGCTCCAATTATATCAACTTTATTGGATAGAAAGTATATTGAAAGGGACAAAAGGACATTGCTTCCAACTGAACTGGGTATAATAGTAAATAATATATTAACAGACTATTTTACTCAAATTGTTGATGTTGAATTCACTGCTGAAATGGAGCAGAAACTGGATGATATTGAAGAAGGAAATGAGAATTGGAAATCAGTGGTGAATAAATTTTATAAACCATTAGAAAAGTCAATAGATATTGCTGAAAAAGAGGTTTCTAAAATAACAATTGAGGATAAAGTTACTGATATTAAATGTGAAAAATGCGGTAGATTTATGGTAATTAAGCATGGCAGATTTGGTGATTTCTTAGCTTGTCCTGGATACCCGGAGTGTAAAAATACTAAGCCAATAGTAGAAGAATTAAAAGTTCCTTGCCCAAAATGCGGCGGCAAAATTCTAGTTAAAAGAAGCAAAAAAGGAAGAAAGTTTTATGGATGCAGCAATTATCCTAAATGTGATTTTGTAAGCTGGTTTGAGCCTTCAGATAAGAAATGTCCACAATGTGGAAGTTATATGGTTAAAAAGTTTAATAAAACTAAAGGAGAATTTTATGAATGCTCTAATCAGGAATGTAAACATAGAGAGTACTCAGCTGAAACAAATACAGAAGAGAAAAATAAATAAAATATTAAAATAATATGTCGAAAACAAATAAATTAGTGTTGAATTATATATTTCGTTATGATATTATAATTAAGGTAATAGACATAATTCTAAATATTTAAAAAAATCAAAATAATTAAATTGTTATTTGTTAATATTGGTAATCTTGAATACTTTTTGCAGATTAACTATTTAACGAATTACGAGGAGGAATATTAATGTCATCACTATTAGTAAAAACCAGGATGCTTAATAAGATATTACAAAAGTCAGGCACAGAACCTGTTGTTTTTGATGATATATGCAAACTATTAAGTGAAGTACTTTCATGTAATGTTTATATTGCAAGTAGAAAGGGTAAGATATTAGGCTATGACTTTTCTTCAGGATTTGAATGTGATATTGTTGAGTCTGATGTTATAGGTGAAAAGAGGTTCCCTGAAGCCTATAATACGAAACTTCTCAACATACATGAAACTTTGGCAAATTCATTAAATCAGGGTAAATGTGTTTTTTCAGATGAACTGAACTGCGAAATGAAAAATAAGCTGTCAACAATTGTTCCAATTATAGGAAACAGAGACAGACTTGGCACATTGATTCTTGCAAGATTTGAAAATAAATTTACTGATGATGATTTAGTTATTGCTGAATACAGTGCTACTATTATAGGAATGGAAATATTAAGATCAAAAACAGATGAAATTGAAGAAGATGCCAGAAAGAAAGCTGTGGTTCAGCTGGCTATAGGAACGCTTTCATATTCTGAGCTGGAAGCAGTGGAACACATATTTAGTGAGCTTGATGGCAACGAGGGGCTTCTTGTAGCATCTAAGATTGCTGATAAGGTTGGAATAACAAGATCAGTTATAGTTAATGCACTTAGAAAATTTGAAAGTGCAGGAGTTATAGAATCAAGGTCTTTAGGCATGAAGGGCACTCATATCAAAA
This window harbors:
- the codY gene encoding GTP-sensing pleiotropic transcriptional regulator CodY is translated as MSSLLVKTRMLNKILQKSGTEPVVFDDICKLLSEVLSCNVYIASRKGKILGYDFSSGFECDIVESDVIGEKRFPEAYNTKLLNIHETLANSLNQGKCVFSDELNCEMKNKLSTIVPIIGNRDRLGTLILARFENKFTDDDLVIAEYSATIIGMEILRSKTDEIEEDARKKAVVQLAIGTLSYSELEAVEHIFSELDGNEGLLVASKIADKVGITRSVIVNALRKFESAGVIESRSLGMKGTHIKILNEKLLDELKKIK